The following are encoded together in the Flammeovirga agarivorans genome:
- a CDS encoding SDR family NAD(P)-dependent oxidoreductase, with protein sequence MKLLENKVALVTGATKTKGLGRAIAEKLAELGAKVVLTGRNSSKEGMEANVAAIKANGGEAMGVLVDVSDAAQVDAAIQQVLDAYGTLDIVVNNAGVGFGSALLDENTDKDWDANYAVNVKGALAVCKGAIPAMEKSGGGAIVNVASTAGIAAGMGMPYPYVATKHALVGATKVLAIEQAAKGIRANVVAPGAINTDMLQEAYKAIAEAEGCSVEEAAAKENAGIPLGRPAEPSEIAEAIVYLASPAASYITGIVLPVHGGMAPGL encoded by the coding sequence ATGAAACTTCTTGAAAACAAAGTCGCTCTAGTAACAGGAGCAACAAAAACAAAAGGTTTAGGTAGAGCAATTGCTGAGAAATTGGCAGAGTTAGGTGCAAAAGTAGTTTTAACTGGCCGTAACAGCTCTAAAGAGGGGATGGAAGCAAACGTTGCAGCAATCAAAGCAAATGGTGGCGAAGCAATGGGTGTTTTAGTAGATGTTTCAGATGCAGCTCAAGTAGATGCAGCTATTCAACAAGTATTGGATGCTTACGGTACGCTTGATATCGTAGTGAACAATGCAGGTGTTGGTTTTGGTTCTGCTTTATTGGACGAAAACACTGACAAAGATTGGGATGCAAACTACGCTGTAAACGTAAAAGGTGCTTTAGCAGTTTGTAAAGGGGCTATTCCTGCCATGGAAAAATCTGGTGGTGGAGCCATTGTAAACGTTGCTTCAACAGCAGGTATCGCAGCGGGTATGGGTATGCCTTATCCTTATGTTGCAACAAAACACGCATTAGTTGGTGCGACTAAAGTTTTGGCTATTGAGCAAGCAGCGAAAGGTATCCGAGCAAATGTTGTCGCTCCGGGTGCAATCAATACAGACATGTTGCAAGAAGCTTATAAGGCAATTGCAGAAGCTGAAGGTTGTTCTGTAGAAGAGGCGGCAGCGAAAGAGAATGCAGGTATTCCATTGGGTCGTCCTGCTGAGCCAAGTGAAATTGCTGAAGCAATTGTGTACTTAGCTTCTCCTGCAGCGAGTTACATTACAGGTATTGTATTGCCGGTTCACGGTGGTATGGCACCAGGTTTATAA
- a CDS encoding SDR family NAD(P)-dependent oxidoreductase, with protein sequence MANFFSLEGQVAIVTGGTSGIGLKTAERFIAAGAKVVISGRKDGTEIAEKIGATFVQCDVSSAESVEAMVNKAVETYGKIDILVNNAGANFGYDTMMETDIENFDKNFAINTKGVVHGIKFGVPQMNDGGRIVNVASAAAVQGVAYLAPYVASKWAVVGITKTAAVELGSRGIRANVIAPTSVNTPMANTPEGQPQLRMEHKAVPLGRIAEPEEVASLIHFLSAKDCDFVNGQVIGVDGGFTAGMSIDAYNTLAAE encoded by the coding sequence ATGGCAAATTTCTTTTCATTAGAAGGACAAGTTGCAATCGTAACAGGCGGTACTTCTGGTATCGGTTTGAAAACTGCTGAGCGTTTTATCGCTGCAGGAGCGAAAGTTGTAATCTCAGGTCGAAAAGACGGAACAGAGATCGCTGAAAAAATCGGAGCTACTTTCGTTCAATGTGATGTTTCTAGTGCGGAATCAGTAGAAGCGATGGTCAATAAAGCTGTTGAGACATACGGTAAAATTGATATTCTAGTAAATAACGCTGGTGCAAACTTTGGTTACGACACCATGATGGAAACAGACATCGAAAATTTTGATAAGAACTTTGCTATCAATACTAAAGGTGTTGTTCATGGTATCAAGTTCGGTGTTCCTCAGATGAACGACGGTGGTCGTATTGTCAATGTAGCTTCTGCTGCCGCAGTTCAGGGTGTGGCTTATTTAGCTCCATATGTAGCATCGAAGTGGGCAGTAGTAGGTATCACAAAAACAGCTGCAGTAGAATTGGGTAGCCGTGGTATCAGAGCTAACGTAATTGCACCAACTTCAGTAAATACACCAATGGCAAACACGCCAGAAGGTCAACCGCAATTGAGAATGGAGCACAAAGCAGTACCTCTTGGACGAATTGCTGAACCTGAAGAAGTAGCTTCATTAATCCACTTCTTATCTGCAAAAGACTGTGATTTTGTAAACGGTCAAGTAATTGGAGTCGATGGTGGCTTCACAGCAGGTATGAGTATCGATGCTTACAATACATTAGCAGCGGAATAA
- a CDS encoding diaminopimelate decarboxylase family protein: MSDIKMNPLLSVKDGDLYIEDVNTVEIAEKFGTPLFVVSENILVKNYLAFQDTFQKFYPEGRIRVMAAVKANPTVAVRRVLTKAGCGCDTFGAGELETAIRGGVPYEDIAVNGSIKPDSIIRKAIDLGIHIVLDNKDELGTCERIAKELGKEAHVMLRIKPYMKDLDEPSDFFPARLIREMTQTVKYGIPTSEVREMLPQFSDCPNVKLVGVHTHAGRHSKKPIFWQSLVQSVVDMIKEIHDGIGNNWSPEIVSVGGGFPAEMDKESRVAVTDYETPHMEDFAKVITETFRNGMKAIGLSSDGVILEIEPGRAMYNESGIHLFKVHNMKHETANGMDYQWAETDTSETFLSVGGLNVVPPFDLVACNKADKTYDTPVDVVGITCNYDCLAEQYKMPQLEKGDTLAFLNTGSYIEPYTCNFNALPRPGMVMVKGDTVEWVKTPETQEEVFSRHVVPERLKDI; encoded by the coding sequence ATGAGTGATATCAAAATGAATCCGTTGTTAAGCGTGAAGGATGGTGATTTATACATCGAAGACGTTAACACTGTAGAAATTGCTGAAAAGTTTGGTACTCCTTTATTTGTTGTATCAGAAAATATTTTAGTAAAAAACTATTTAGCCTTCCAAGATACTTTCCAGAAGTTTTACCCTGAAGGGCGTATTCGAGTAATGGCAGCGGTGAAGGCAAACCCAACAGTTGCAGTAAGAAGAGTACTTACAAAAGCGGGTTGTGGATGTGATACTTTTGGTGCTGGTGAATTGGAAACAGCTATCAGAGGAGGTGTGCCTTACGAAGATATTGCTGTAAACGGTTCTATCAAACCTGATAGTATCATTCGTAAAGCGATTGATCTAGGTATTCATATCGTTTTGGACAACAAGGATGAGTTGGGGACATGTGAAAGAATTGCAAAAGAATTAGGTAAAGAAGCACATGTGATGTTACGTATCAAGCCTTACATGAAAGACTTGGATGAGCCATCAGATTTCTTCCCAGCTCGATTGATTCGTGAGATGACTCAAACTGTAAAGTATGGTATCCCTACATCGGAAGTAAGAGAAATGTTACCTCAATTTTCAGATTGTCCAAATGTAAAATTAGTAGGAGTTCATACTCATGCGGGCCGTCACTCTAAGAAGCCAATTTTCTGGCAATCATTAGTACAATCAGTTGTAGATATGATCAAAGAAATCCATGATGGTATTGGTAATAACTGGTCACCTGAAATTGTATCTGTTGGTGGTGGTTTCCCTGCTGAAATGGATAAAGAATCTAGAGTAGCAGTAACAGATTACGAAACACCTCATATGGAAGATTTTGCGAAAGTAATTACTGAAACTTTCAGAAATGGAATGAAAGCAATTGGTCTTTCTTCTGACGGTGTGATTCTTGAAATCGAGCCGGGTCGCGCGATGTACAATGAAAGTGGTATCCACTTATTCAAGGTACATAACATGAAACACGAGACGGCAAATGGTATGGATTATCAATGGGCTGAAACAGATACATCAGAGACTTTTTTAAGTGTTGGTGGTTTGAACGTTGTTCCTCCATTTGATTTGGTAGCATGTAACAAAGCTGATAAAACATATGATACTCCTGTTGATGTAGTTGGTATTACTTGTAACTATGATTGTTTGGCAGAACAGTACAAAATGCCTCAATTAGAAAAAGGAGATACACTAGCTTTCTTAAATACAGGTTCATATATCGAGCCTTATACATGTAACTTTAATGCTTTACCTCGCCCAGGAATGGTGATGGTCAAAGGAGATACCGTAGAGTGGGTGAAAACGCCGGAGACGCAAGAAGAGGTATTCTCAAGACACGTTGTACCAGAAAGATTGAAAGATATCTAA
- a CDS encoding TMEM175 family protein, whose translation MTSQETKPRDHTYFLEYVRHLGMLLFAISMTTPVLGLIVFDVETEIVEGEKVMESQLIWDKPFLPYVAGFLILVIHWFKFVEVHHSMRTTNLNQILITFGYFFLLCLYPYFEMNIEFTSEQPHSRAIFSGVWGLLGIFSYWKLHHAKKNDMLKEDMTNERIKVLSNEILADPIVAIACVGLSYVSFLAWLAGMVALVPIANYLLARTSIRAGH comes from the coding sequence ATGACATCACAAGAAACAAAACCTAGAGACCATACTTACTTTCTGGAATATGTCAGGCATTTGGGGATGCTCCTTTTCGCAATTAGTATGACTACCCCTGTATTAGGACTGATTGTATTCGATGTTGAAACAGAAATTGTAGAAGGTGAAAAAGTGATGGAATCTCAATTGATTTGGGATAAACCTTTTCTTCCTTATGTAGCCGGTTTCTTGATATTAGTAATCCATTGGTTCAAGTTCGTCGAAGTACATCATTCGATGAGAACGACCAATCTCAATCAAATATTAATCACCTTTGGTTATTTCTTTCTACTGTGTCTCTATCCTTACTTTGAAATGAACATTGAGTTCACTTCAGAACAGCCTCATTCCAGAGCTATATTCAGTGGTGTATGGGGATTACTTGGCATCTTTTCATATTGGAAGCTACATCATGCAAAGAAAAACGATATGCTAAAAGAAGACATGACCAATGAAAGAATCAAAGTATTATCCAATGAAATTTTAGCTGACCCGATAGTAGCCATAGCTTGTGTAGGATTATCTTATGTGAGTTTCTTGGCATGGTTGGCAGGCATGGTTGCTTTAGTACCTATTGCCAATTATTTATTAGCAAGAACCAGTATTCGAGCTGGTCATTAA
- a CDS encoding Ldh family oxidoreductase — MGAQGKTKSTNADFLRYALKRTWMAAGASEEHGDAVADALMLGIRQGKLNQGLGVYEAIDIMHQSGLLDIKAEPEVVAEGDTWASIDGKRSSGYWTLTKMANMAIEKAKKHGIAIVFGHNHNDAGSFGAYTWMASKAGCVALTSNNSVPMCSPLGGMSNTISVPPFDGIGPAGDKPPVWMSTKLCEWYDADTAQAVLQGTKLKGDYVIDPETGALSNDLAPYAQPIEGYGRVYNQSAFQQLSNPRVYMLNLFNELLSGIINPGGIITPEVPSLGDIVDKKADGTSVGGSYFICIDPSVFGPLGEVLAKSDRFAQAIEDSPARPGQRKPGMPGARGYESIIKNEEIVEVLDSHWEPFFQTQAGRYGLSEESLREEWEAQRNK; from the coding sequence ATGGGAGCACAAGGAAAAACTAAATCGACTAATGCTGATTTCTTAAGATATGCTTTAAAAAGAACTTGGATGGCAGCAGGTGCATCAGAAGAACATGGAGATGCGGTTGCAGATGCCTTAATGTTAGGTATCCGTCAGGGTAAATTAAACCAAGGTTTAGGTGTTTATGAGGCCATTGATATCATGCACCAATCAGGTTTATTAGATATTAAAGCTGAGCCAGAAGTTGTAGCAGAAGGTGATACTTGGGCATCAATCGATGGTAAAAGATCTTCAGGGTATTGGACGCTAACTAAGATGGCCAATATGGCAATCGAAAAGGCGAAAAAGCATGGTATTGCTATCGTTTTCGGTCATAACCATAACGACGCAGGTTCATTCGGTGCTTATACTTGGATGGCATCAAAAGCAGGTTGTGTAGCGTTAACTTCTAACAACTCAGTACCAATGTGTTCACCTCTAGGTGGTATGTCAAATACAATTTCTGTACCTCCGTTTGATGGTATCGGACCTGCAGGTGATAAACCTCCAGTATGGATGTCAACAAAACTTTGTGAGTGGTATGATGCAGATACTGCACAAGCGGTTCTTCAAGGGACAAAGTTAAAAGGTGATTATGTAATTGACCCTGAAACAGGTGCTTTATCAAATGACTTAGCTCCTTACGCTCAGCCAATCGAAGGTTACGGTCGTGTATACAACCAATCGGCTTTCCAACAACTTTCTAATCCAAGAGTATACATGTTGAACTTATTCAACGAATTACTTTCTGGTATCATTAACCCAGGTGGTATCATCACTCCAGAGGTTCCATCACTAGGTGATATTGTGGACAAAAAAGCTGACGGTACTTCAGTAGGTGGTTCTTACTTTATCTGTATCGACCCTTCAGTATTCGGTCCTTTAGGCGAAGTTTTAGCAAAATCAGACCGTTTTGCTCAAGCTATCGAAGATTCTCCTGCTCGTCCAGGTCAAAGAAAACCAGGTATGCCAGGTGCTAGAGGTTATGAATCAATCATCAAAAATGAGGAAATCGTTGAGGTATTGGATTCTCACTGGGAGCCATTCTTCCAAACTCAAGCAGGTAGATACGGTCTTTCTGAAGAGAGCTTAAGAGAAGAGTGGGAAGCACAAAGAAACAAATAA
- a CDS encoding CehA/McbA family metallohydrolase, translated as MKKILLSLCWLLTLPAFAHHPDNASGTFELDWHTSQIDKTIATGVFQTMGLRVDNDPSRAGVKEEGGEKILYGIALGFSIADQFAFDIDQQVKVTVELNASNLNEFFYAYDRNGVVESVHRVEIPEGTKGWQTYEFVLDRARFANRGYSETDFAISAGLDMSNKLLFIRDIQFELIGKAANHNPTGNLQLNIFEKKSKERIAAQIGLYDATGRMPLPTENAIELQFFETKVRSVEIREELDQINWPNKNHYTMYVDGFYQANIPAGKYTLVVMKGPEYPILQKEIEIKEGKENPINIHLEHVLDMPSKGWYSGDVHNHFSRQNATANPNQIAHARAADLHMHWLYALGNSVTTHFDQYAWGKEGQYKEKDYFIASGQEDPRTDFLGHVLAMGQNEFVRYPDEYFHYDKVSKEVHKQGGVFGVAHMDFAQFQQNIALAMLAPENEIDFVEIFQYHSLNLNDWYAFLNLGFKLSAAAGSDWPYMSLPGAVRTYVKVDEFTPDNWNKSLQEGKSFVSNGPMIDFNVNGQDIGSTLKVKKGENLSIKAKGYIVPSWDLLKYASIIVNGDVVKEIELEKGQKEIDIDLELPADKSCWIAIKVHGEKAHDIVFQSDFTKRIQAHTSPIYIEVDGQPTWSKEKAPQIIDMLIERMDQVKEMKYERHDNEAWESPDRTEEMLDAFRPYLRTWIDQTKEFYINRKKETVRP; from the coding sequence ATGAAAAAAATACTACTAAGTTTATGTTGGTTGCTGACATTGCCCGCTTTTGCTCACCATCCTGATAATGCTTCAGGAACTTTTGAGTTAGACTGGCACACAAGTCAGATTGATAAAACCATTGCTACAGGTGTGTTCCAAACTATGGGATTACGTGTGGATAACGATCCATCAAGAGCAGGTGTAAAGGAAGAAGGAGGAGAAAAAATACTTTATGGTATCGCCTTAGGATTTAGTATTGCAGATCAGTTTGCATTTGATATTGATCAACAAGTAAAAGTTACTGTTGAGTTGAATGCAAGTAATTTAAATGAGTTTTTCTATGCTTATGATAGAAATGGCGTAGTAGAATCGGTACATAGGGTGGAGATTCCAGAAGGCACAAAGGGGTGGCAAACCTATGAATTTGTATTAGACCGAGCTCGTTTTGCAAATAGAGGTTATAGTGAAACGGATTTCGCTATTTCAGCAGGATTAGATATGTCAAATAAGCTACTTTTTATTCGAGATATTCAGTTCGAATTGATAGGGAAAGCAGCTAACCATAATCCTACAGGTAATCTTCAGCTAAATATCTTTGAAAAGAAATCAAAAGAAAGAATTGCTGCTCAAATCGGTTTGTATGATGCCACAGGAAGAATGCCACTTCCTACTGAAAATGCTATTGAACTACAGTTTTTTGAAACAAAAGTAAGATCTGTTGAAATCAGAGAAGAACTAGATCAGATTAACTGGCCAAATAAGAATCACTATACGATGTATGTGGATGGTTTCTATCAGGCAAATATACCAGCAGGTAAGTATACTCTGGTAGTGATGAAAGGACCAGAATATCCCATACTTCAAAAAGAAATCGAAATTAAAGAAGGCAAAGAAAACCCGATCAATATTCATCTAGAACATGTATTGGATATGCCTTCTAAAGGTTGGTACTCTGGAGATGTACATAACCACTTTTCAAGACAGAATGCAACTGCAAACCCGAATCAAATCGCTCATGCAAGAGCTGCAGATTTACATATGCATTGGCTGTATGCTTTGGGTAATTCGGTAACTACTCATTTTGATCAATATGCTTGGGGTAAAGAAGGACAATACAAAGAAAAAGATTACTTCATCGCTTCGGGGCAAGAAGATCCAAGAACAGACTTTTTAGGTCATGTATTGGCAATGGGACAAAATGAATTTGTCCGTTACCCTGATGAGTATTTCCATTATGATAAAGTATCAAAAGAAGTGCATAAACAAGGTGGTGTATTTGGAGTAGCACATATGGACTTTGCACAGTTCCAACAAAATATTGCTTTGGCCATGTTGGCGCCTGAAAATGAAATTGACTTCGTAGAAATTTTCCAATATCACTCACTTAACCTAAATGATTGGTATGCTTTCTTAAACTTAGGTTTTAAACTAAGTGCAGCTGCTGGATCCGATTGGCCTTATATGTCATTGCCAGGGGCAGTTAGAACTTATGTGAAGGTAGATGAGTTTACACCTGATAATTGGAACAAATCATTACAAGAAGGAAAGTCTTTCGTTTCTAATGGTCCTATGATCGATTTCAATGTGAATGGTCAAGATATTGGATCTACTTTAAAAGTGAAGAAAGGAGAGAATTTATCAATCAAAGCAAAAGGATATATTGTTCCTAGTTGGGATTTACTGAAGTATGCAAGTATCATCGTTAATGGTGATGTAGTGAAGGAGATCGAACTAGAAAAAGGACAAAAAGAAATAGATATTGATTTAGAATTACCGGCAGATAAAAGCTGTTGGATAGCGATAAAAGTGCATGGTGAGAAAGCACATGATATTGTGTTCCAAAGTGACTTCACCAAAAGAATCCAAGCCCATACTTCACCAATCTATATAGAAGTAGACGGTCAACCTACTTGGTCGAAAGAAAAAGCACCTCAGATTATTGATATGCTGATCGAAAGAATGGATCAAGTGAAGGAAATGAAGTATGAACGTCATGATAATGAAGCTTGGGAAAGTCCTGATCGTACCGAAGAAATGCTGGATGCTTTTCGTCCTTATTTAAGAACATGGATCGATCAGACCAAAGAGTTTTATATCAATAGAAAGAAAGAAACTGTGAGACCATAA
- a CDS encoding nucleoside deaminase, with protein sequence MCNNTEKPVLKFETPKFNYDELEQQLNDYEANPEGYKHDGPSIISVRQGIRAGRAGSVAVGGCLLHHDEVIAENMSKANSPYHRLDLHAEMVLLNELEDRLCDNKTPRMRDYTLFTSQEPCPMCLARICCSQVGKTYYVYRDANSIEAGAQTNFERLPEGFQLLGSRLVVEEADCSPKLKEIARQVWLNSIDHCVDEWLERY encoded by the coding sequence ATGTGTAACAATACTGAAAAACCCGTTTTAAAGTTCGAAACTCCAAAATTCAATTACGATGAATTGGAGCAACAACTGAACGATTATGAAGCAAATCCAGAAGGTTATAAACATGATGGGCCATCGATTATTTCAGTTCGTCAGGGGATTCGTGCCGGAAGAGCTGGTAGTGTTGCAGTAGGAGGTTGTTTGCTTCATCATGATGAAGTTATTGCAGAAAATATGTCAAAGGCAAATTCACCTTATCATCGATTGGATTTACACGCAGAGATGGTGCTCCTGAATGAGTTGGAAGATAGATTATGTGATAATAAAACTCCTAGAATGAGAGACTACACTTTATTTACTTCCCAAGAACCTTGTCCGATGTGTTTGGCTAGAATCTGTTGCAGTCAAGTAGGTAAAACCTATTATGTCTACAGAGATGCGAATAGTATTGAAGCAGGTGCACAGACTAATTTCGAAAGACTTCCAGAAGGATTTCAATTATTAGGATCAAGGTTGGTTGTAGAAGAAGCAGATTGTTCTCCTAAGTTAAAGGAAATTGCTAGACAAGTATGGTTGAATTCCATTGATCACTGTGTTGATGAATGGTTAGAAAGATATTAA
- a CDS encoding SDR family NAD(P)-dependent oxidoreductase → MKKVALITGAAQGIGFETARLLGEKGYAVILADVQDASSKVEELEGKGIEAKAISFDLGDSTTFHQVVEFMDKHFGRLDVLVNNAAMLVDMGKHPSDLSEELFRKVMEVNYIGPFLFTQKLVPLLKKSEAGRIVNLSTQVAQLAQLSDMNSPLRDDICAAYQSSKIGVNAMTVLFAKELEEFGIKVNSCCPGWVDSAMNTDELPDYGDEARPKTPVEGADTSVWLATLPQDGPTAGFFTDREKINW, encoded by the coding sequence ATGAAGAAAGTTGCCTTAATTACAGGAGCTGCCCAAGGAATTGGATTCGAAACAGCAAGGCTTTTAGGAGAGAAAGGATATGCAGTGATACTAGCTGATGTTCAAGATGCTTCTTCAAAAGTCGAGGAACTAGAAGGGAAGGGTATTGAAGCCAAAGCCATATCGTTTGATTTAGGAGATAGTACTACTTTTCATCAAGTAGTGGAATTTATGGATAAGCATTTCGGTAGATTAGATGTATTGGTAAATAATGCAGCTATGTTGGTAGATATGGGAAAACATCCATCAGATTTATCAGAAGAACTATTTAGAAAAGTAATGGAAGTGAATTATATCGGACCATTCCTTTTCACTCAAAAGTTAGTTCCTCTTTTAAAGAAAAGTGAGGCAGGCAGAATCGTTAACCTTTCCACTCAAGTGGCACAATTGGCCCAATTATCTGATATGAATTCTCCTTTAAGAGATGATATCTGTGCCGCTTATCAAAGTTCTAAGATTGGAGTAAATGCCATGACAGTGCTTTTTGCGAAGGAGTTGGAAGAATTTGGTATCAAAGTAAATAGCTGTTGCCCTGGTTGGGTAGACAGTGCTATGAATACCGACGAACTACCTGATTACGGGGATGAGGCTCGACCAAAAACACCAGTAGAAGGAGCTGATACATCGGTATGGTTAGCTACGCTACCACAAGATGGACCAACTGCAGGTTTCTTTACAGATCGTGAAAAAATCAATTGGTAA
- a CDS encoding arginase family protein gives MKKEIKKYPAIPQERLEKYQDLWKNSTSRDGVHPDVKAHLERVKTMGGGQGIEFLSNINKDYLGAFMAPFSRDLEEADIAIIGMPFEKSAPMNASHKYGPKALRELSKNFMGTTEPWINGEFDIPFDFANIIDYGTIDTYGQFDLSSEMEHAIEHYRKIVCDNHIVPFMWGGDHTVSVAPLMTLGETYGPLSVIHFDAHYDLVTEADFPYPYHSGNMFTQNFAKGNVDPERMIQIGIRGRMTGLVGGHAKNFGTNVYFADEARVMSPREMADKIIEVVGDGPTYISLDLDSLDPVYNSASSAVEPFGLDANWVHDVLKLVRMSGKVNLVGADVVEYAPQNDPAKTFGYIAAGLSWKILCWLAADVKRRNGGENHPTNWPQAFGNVTL, from the coding sequence ATGAAAAAGGAAATCAAAAAGTACCCTGCTATCCCACAAGAGAGATTAGAAAAGTACCAAGACTTATGGAAGAACTCAACAAGTAGAGATGGTGTTCATCCAGACGTTAAAGCTCACTTGGAAAGAGTAAAAACTATGGGTGGCGGACAAGGTATCGAGTTTTTGAGTAACATCAACAAAGATTACCTAGGTGCTTTTATGGCTCCATTCTCAAGAGACTTGGAAGAAGCAGATATTGCTATTATTGGTATGCCATTCGAAAAGTCTGCTCCTATGAATGCTTCACATAAATATGGTCCAAAAGCATTAAGAGAATTATCGAAAAACTTCATGGGTACAACAGAGCCATGGATTAATGGTGAGTTCGATATTCCTTTCGATTTTGCTAACATTATTGACTATGGTACAATTGATACGTATGGTCAGTTTGATTTGTCAAGTGAAATGGAACATGCTATTGAACACTACAGAAAAATTGTTTGTGACAATCACATTGTTCCATTTATGTGGGGTGGTGACCATACTGTTTCAGTAGCTCCTTTAATGACGTTGGGTGAGACTTACGGTCCACTTTCAGTAATTCACTTTGATGCTCACTATGATTTGGTAACGGAAGCTGACTTCCCATATCCATATCACTCAGGTAACATGTTTACTCAAAACTTTGCAAAAGGTAATGTAGACCCTGAAAGAATGATCCAAATTGGTATCAGAGGTAGAATGACTGGTCTTGTAGGTGGTCACGCGAAAAACTTCGGTACTAATGTATACTTCGCTGATGAAGCTAGAGTAATGTCTCCAAGAGAAATGGCGGACAAAATTATCGAAGTAGTAGGCGACGGCCCAACATATATCTCACTAGACTTGGATTCATTAGACCCTGTATACAACTCAGCTTCTTCTGCTGTTGAGCCATTTGGTTTGGATGCCAATTGGGTACATGATGTATTGAAATTAGTGAGAATGTCAGGTAAAGTAAATCTTGTAGGTGCTGATGTTGTTGAATACGCTCCGCAAAATGACCCTGCGAAAACATTTGGTTACATCGCTGCAGGTCTTAGCTGGAAGATCCTTTGCTGGTTAGCGGCAGATGTGAAACGTAGAAATGGTGGTGAAAATCATCCTACAAACTGGCCTCAAGCGTTTGGTAACGTTACACTTTAA